In Candidatus Manganitrophus morganii, the genomic window CTTTCTGACCCTTCTCCCCTCTTTTTTCCTTTTGACCATTCCGATGGCCGTCCTGATGTCCTCGGTCATGACTTTTAACCGACTCTCGAATGATAACGAAATTACCGCTTTGAAATCGGCCGGCGTCGGATTTTATCGTTACCTCCGTCCGGTTCTTTTCTTTTCGGTCGCGGCGGCTCTCGTTACCCTATTTATGGGAATGATCGCCCAGCCCTGGGGCGGGGGCTCCTTCAAATCACTGGCGATGAAGATCCTGAAGAAGCGGGCCAGCGTCGGAATCGAGGAGGGGAAATTCAACGGAACGTTTTCGGATATTATGATCTACGTTGAGTCGATGCCGACCTTCACGGAAATGGAAGGGGTCTTCATCTACGATGTAAGAGATCAGAACGCTCCCAGGATCATCGTTGCAAAAAAAGGAATCCTCTTGAACGATCCCGGCACCGGCGCCATTGAGTTTCATCTTCTAAATGGAAGTCTCCACGCGCAGAGAAAAGAGGGCGCCGATTATCAGCATGTGGTTTTTGCCACGTATGATTTGAGATTGGATTTGGGGTCGGTCCTTCAGGGAGGAAATACGAATTTGGAGACCCCCACTTACCGGGAGATTAAGAAAAACGTGGAGGCATCCGGCGGAAAAGATCTTCGCGCCTTGCGTCTTTTGTCTGAATTTTATAAAAACTTTTCTTTCTCTCTCGCCTCGCTTGTTTTCGGTCTGGTCGGTGTTCCGCTCGGCATTATCTCGGGAAGAACCGGCCGTTTGGGAGGATTCACCGTCGGAATCGGGTTGATTACCCTTTATTATTTGCTCAATACATTGGGGGACTACTTGATCACAATCCGGTTCGCCACCCCCTTTCTGGCGGTCTGGGTTCCCCATTTTGCGCTCATTCCCCTGACCCTTTATCTGATGAGGGCGATGGCGCGGGAGTCGTATCCCAAATTCCTTCAACTCGGCAACAAGAGGCCCTAGCTGTGTCGATCATTTCACGATATATTCTGAAAGAATACCTGAAGTTTTTTTCGGTCACGCTTGCGGTCCTCTCCCTCGTTTATTTGACGATCGAGTTTCTGGAAAAAATACGGAAGTTCTCAGAGCGGGATGCGGACTTTCTGCTGGTCGTTCAATATTTCCTCTACAAGCTTCCAAGGATCCTTTTCGACATTTCCCCACTGGCCGTTCTCATTGCTACCTTTCTAACGTTGGGAATGTTGTCGCGAAACAATGAGATCATCGCATTTAAAAGTTCGGGGGTCAGCCTTCTCAAGTTGACCGCTCCCCTCCTTCTCTTCGGCGCCTTTTTCAGCGGCGTTCTCTTTTTTCTTAATGGCACCCTGATTCCATCGGCGTACAAACAGGCCAAAGTGATTCAGGAGGTCCGGATCGAAAAGAGGAATGTGGACGGAAAGTTGGTTCAAAACAAATTCTGGCTCCGCCTCGACAGCCGCACCCTTTTCAACATCGAGCTCGCGGAGCCGAATCGGCGGAAGATGCATGGGATCAAGATCTATTATCTCGGGAACGATTTCTCCTTGCCGGAGACGATCGAGGCCGAAGCGCTGACATACCGAGATGGGAGCTGGGTCCTCTCCGAAGGAATCCGCCGTCGATTTCAGCCGGATGGAACTGTTCAGATCAAACGTTTCGATGAAGAGATCATTCCGATCAACAAGCGGCCGGAAGATTTTAAACAGGTGGTCGCCCAGCCCGAGGAGATGACATATCAGCACCTTGAAGCCTATATCGATCAGCTCTCCCAGGATGGATTTGATGTGACGCGGTACCGCGTCGATCTTCTCGGCCGGCAAGCTTTTCCTTTTATCAACTTCATGATGGTTTTGGTGGGAATTCCATTCGCCCTTCATGACCGGAGGAGCACGGGAGTTGCCCGGGGGGGGGCAATCAGCCTTTTTTTGGGGCTGTTTTATTATCTCGTTTTTTCAGTCACGATCTCGCTCGGTCACGTGAACGCCCTCTCCCCCTGGCTCTCCGCCTGGGGGGCTAATCTCCTTTTTATCGGAATCGGAACCTATCTTTTTTTGAATATCCGGCACTAACCTAGAAACAATAAGGGCTTATTAACGGAAGAGCCAGGGCTCGGCCTGCTTCAGGATCTTCTTCGCCTGGTTCCGCCGCTGCATTTAGCTTGTAAATTAAATCCCCCACCCATCTCGTCGTCGACGCCAACCTTGACCGGGTTGAATCAATACGCTCATAATAAAAGGGTCTTAAAAACCAAAGGAGGTATCGATGAGGAATGCGCGTTTCGATCAGCGTCCTTTTAAGCTGAGACGCCAATTCTATGATCTTTTCAAGATGATTTTTGGACAACACTCCTCGGGAGCCGGGCTCGACACCGATCAAGAAACGGTCTGGACGCCGCCGGTCGATTTCTACAGAGAGGACGGCCGGTGGGTCGTCCGTGTCGAGATGCCGGGAGTGAACCCAAATGACGTTTCCGTCTCGGTGGTCGATGATCGATTGATCATCCGTGGGGAGAGAAAGCTTTCGGAGGCCTTAAAATCGGAATATTGCATTCTTCACGAGTGTTCCACCGGTCCCTTCGAGAGAATCATCAGCCTTTCTGCTCCCGTTCCGGAAGACCAGATCAAGGCCCGTTACCGCCAAGGGATCCTCTACGTGACGTTTCCAGTGACGGCGGAGAAGGGAATGAGAATCGAAATCCAATCCGAAGCGTCCTCGGAGGAAACGCCGAAAGCGGCATAATTCCGGATCCATCGCAGACGAGCAGCCCCTTAGGCCTGGCGACAGAGAAACCGATGAATTCAAATTGAAACCAAACCATAAGGACAGTTTTGATTAAGGAGGTGAAGTGTATGGCAGGAGAAGCCTTCCGATGGCGTTCATTTGAAGAAATGGCCGATCTCATCCGATCGTTGAATGTGATCTTCCGAACGACTTTCGGCGAGCGGGCCTTCGGCACCGGCTATCAGCCGGGCGAATGGGTTCCTTCGGTTGATCTCTATACGAGGGACGGATACTGGGTCGTCCGGATGGAGCTTCCGGGGGTTCATTCGGAAGATGTCTCTCTCTCCGTCCTGGACAACCAACTTTATATTCGGGGCGAACGGAAACCGCCGGAGGGTTTTGATCCGGAGAAGTGCATTTTTCAGGAGTCCTCTTTCGATCGCTTCGAGCGGGCGGTGGTCTTTCCAGGGCCGATTCGAGAAGAGGGGGTTCGAACCTGGTTTGACAAAGGGGTTCTCTTCGTAACGCTTCCCGCGACGGAGGGGAACGGAAGGCGGATCGAAGTCCAATCCGAGGAGCCGCCGGAGGAAAAGCAGGAAGCGGCATAATGCTGACAATTTAATCGCAAATCGACCTTCAGGGGTTTTCGTCTCATCCTCACCCGGTTCCGTCCCGCTGGGTCCCCTTGGAAGAAGGAGCGACATGGTTCAACGCGACATCGTTGTCATCGGAGCGTCCGCCGGAGGGGTTCAGGCCTTGAAAACACTGGTATCCGGTTTGCCGTCCGGATTTCCCGCCGCCATTCTGGTGGTATTGCACATTCCCGTGTATGCTCCCAGCCAACTGCACGAGATTCTCGACCGTGCCGGGCCGCTTCGCGCCGGGACCGGCATCGATGGAGAACCGATCACCCCCGGCCGCATCTATGTCGCCTCTGCGGATCGGCACCTCATGATCGAGTCGGATCGGGTGAGAATTACGCGTGGACCCAAGGAGAACCGGATGCGCCCCGCGGTGGACGTGCTGTTCCGTTCCGCCGCGGCCGCCTGCGGGCCGCGGGTCATTGGGATTATCCTCAGCGGTATGCTCGATGACGGCACCGCCGGGTTGTGGAGCATAAAAGATCGCGGCGGCGTGGCGATCGTTCAATCTCCCCAGGATGCGCTCCACGCATCGATGCCGGAGAGTGCCCGCCAGCATGTGACGGTCGATCACACCTTGCCGGTCGCCGAGATGGCCGCCGTCTTGACGCGCCTGACCCGTGAGCCGATCGTCCTCCAGGGGGAAGCGCGAATATCCGAATTGATCGAGATTGAAAACCGGATCGCCCGTGAGGGGAACGCCCTGCAGACCGGGGTCATGAGATTAGGCCCGGTTTCTCCCAACACCTGTCCGGAATGTCATGGGGTGCTGGTTAAAATTCGGCAAGGAGGAATCGTCCGCTTCCGATGCCACACCGGCCATTCCTTCTCGCTTCAGAGCCTGCTCGCCGATGTCAATGACGCCATTGATCGGGGCTTGTGGAACGCCGTCCGCGCCATCGAAGAGCGGATATTGCTGTTGCGGGAGATGGAGCAGCTGGCGCGCGAGAGAAACGATCCCGCCGTCGCGAAGGAGTGTGCCGAGCAGGCCAACCAGGCGGAGCAGCGGGTGCAGCGGATCCGGGAGGTTGTCTTGGACAAGGACATGCTCGGGCATGACCCGAACTTTTTCTAATGCGCATGGCTCTAAATTAACCTTGACTTAGTTTAATATTAGAGTTATTCTAATTAGCATGCATCGAGAAAAAGAACAACTCAGTCATCCGGAAATTGAGAAGAGGCTGATCGACGCGGGGGTTCAGCCGACCGCCCAACGGATTGCGATTTGCCGCTATATTCTCTGTGAAGCGGATCATCCCACCGCCGATGAGATTAAAAAATGGGCCGATCGCTACTTTCCAAAGATGAGCCTGGCGACCGTCTATAATACATTGAAGACACTCGTCGATGCCGGGCTCATTCAGGAGTTCAAATTCCCCCATTCCGATTCAGCGGTTTATGATTGTAACACCGACGTTCATTACCATTTCCTGGACGAAAAGACCGGACAATTGCACGATGTCGAGCCGGAATCGGTCAACCTCTCGGTTAAATTACGTGAAGAATTCAAAATCAACGGGGTTCAGGTTTTATTGAGAGGCACAAAGAAGTAAATTTTTTACTCAGATATTAGAATAATTCTAAGTTTAGAATAAACCCACAAAGGAGGAACGAACATGAACGAAGAGCCCAAGAAGCTGACGACCGAAGCCGGCGCGCCGGTGGCCGACAACCAGAACTCCCAAACGGCCGGACCGGACGGTCCGATCCTGTTGCAAGACCACCACCTGATCGAAAAGCTCGCCCGATTCGACCGCGAGCGGATCCCCGAACGGGTCGTCCATGCCAAGGGCTCAGGGGCCTTCGGCTATTTTGAGGTCACGGCGGACGTGAGCCGTTGGACGAAAGCCAAATTTTTAAATCAGGTCGGCAAGCGGACCGATCTGTTCATTCGTTTCTCGACCGTGGCGGGAGAGCTTGGCTCGGCCGACACCGTTCGCGATCCGCGCGGCTTCGCGATCAAGTTCTACACCGAAGAAGGCAACTACGATCTCGTCGGCAACAACACGCCGGTTTTCTTCTTGCGCGATCCGCTCAAGTTCCCCGACTTTATCCATTCGCAGAAGCGGGACCCTTACAGCCACGTCCAGGAGCCGGACAATGTGTGGGACTTTTTCTCCCACTCCCCGGAGGCGACCCATCAGTTCACCTGGCTCTTCAGCGATCGCGGCATTCCGGCGAGCTATCGGAACATGGACGGTTTCGGCTCGCACACCTTTCAGTGGATGAACGCAAACGGCGAAGCATTTTGGGTGAAGTACCACTTCAAGACAGATCAGGGGATTCAATGCCTGACCGCTCAGGAAGCCGCGCGGATCGCGGGTGAAAATCCGGACCATCACCATCTCGACCTGTTCCGTGCGATCGACCGCCGGGAGTTTCCCTCTTGGACGCTGAAGATGCAGATCATGCCGGTCGCCGATGCGGCAAACTATCGCTTCAACCCCTTCGATCTCACGAAGGTCTGGCATTACGCCGACTATCCGTTGATCGAGGTCGGCAAGCTCGTCTTGAATCGCAATCCGGAGAATTACTTCGCCGATGTGGAACAGGCCGCCTTCAACCCAGGCCATTTTGTCCCCGGTATCGGCCCCTCCCCCGACAAAATGCTTCAGGGAAGGCTGTTCGCCTACGGCGACACCCACCGCTACCGTCTCGGCATCAACCACACCTCTCTCCCGGTCAATCGGCCGCATGCGGCTGAGGTCAATAATTACGGACGCGACGGCGCGATGCGCTCCGACGGCAACGGCGGACGCGCGAAGAACTACGAACCGAACAGCGACAACGGCCCCGCCCAGAGCAACGAACGGCACGACGCTCCTTTGGCGGTGCACGGCATGACCGGCGCGCAAAAGGCGACGCGCCATGCCGAAGACAATGACTTCGTGCAGGCGGGCGATCTCTACCGGCTGATTTCCCCGGATTCGAAGAAAAGGCTGATCGAAGCGATCGCTTCGACATTGGGACGGGTCAGCCGTGAGGAGATTATCGAACGTTCCATTGCGCACTTCCGTAACGCCGACCCGGAATATGGAGAGCAGGTCGCCAAAGCGGTCGAGGTTGTCCGCAGAGGGATCACTAAACCGGCGCCCCATCCCGGCCGAAGGGCGTTCTAGCCGACGATCTGCCGCCTGAGAAAGGGGGACAGGTGACTCAGGCGGCCTGTCCCCCTTTTCTTCCGACTCCCCTATTCTTTCTCTCGATATTCATACTTCCTCCGAATTAGCTGTTGACTACGGAGGCGAGTTGAAATATAAAAACAGAGACGTAATAACCAAGCTCGTGAATTTTGTGAGGTTCAAAGGCAACCGAAATGAAGCAATTTAAGATCTTTAAGCATCCGTCCGGCGCGATCGAGGCGGTGAAACAAGGCTGGTCCTGGCCCGCTTTCTTCTTCGGGTTCGTCTGGGCGA contains:
- a CDS encoding LptF/LptG family permease, translating into MIRILDRYILKELLIPFFFGIFILTFLILIHQLLRLMELVIDKGVDLLSVGQIFLTLLPSFFLLTIPMAVLMSSVMTFNRLSNDNEITALKSAGVGFYRYLRPVLFFSVAAALVTLFMGMIAQPWGGGSFKSLAMKILKKRASVGIEEGKFNGTFSDIMIYVESMPTFTEMEGVFIYDVRDQNAPRIIVAKKGILLNDPGTGAIEFHLLNGSLHAQRKEGADYQHVVFATYDLRLDLGSVLQGGNTNLETPTYREIKKNVEASGGKDLRALRLLSEFYKNFSFSLASLVFGLVGVPLGIISGRTGRLGGFTVGIGLITLYYLLNTLGDYLITIRFATPFLAVWVPHFALIPLTLYLMRAMARESYPKFLQLGNKRP
- the lptG gene encoding LPS export ABC transporter permease LptG, which produces MSIISRYILKEYLKFFSVTLAVLSLVYLTIEFLEKIRKFSERDADFLLVVQYFLYKLPRILFDISPLAVLIATFLTLGMLSRNNEIIAFKSSGVSLLKLTAPLLLFGAFFSGVLFFLNGTLIPSAYKQAKVIQEVRIEKRNVDGKLVQNKFWLRLDSRTLFNIELAEPNRRKMHGIKIYYLGNDFSLPETIEAEALTYRDGSWVLSEGIRRRFQPDGTVQIKRFDEEIIPINKRPEDFKQVVAQPEEMTYQHLEAYIDQLSQDGFDVTRYRVDLLGRQAFPFINFMMVLVGIPFALHDRRSTGVARGGAISLFLGLFYYLVFSVTISLGHVNALSPWLSAWGANLLFIGIGTYLFLNIRH
- a CDS encoding Hsp20/alpha crystallin family protein, producing MRNARFDQRPFKLRRQFYDLFKMIFGQHSSGAGLDTDQETVWTPPVDFYREDGRWVVRVEMPGVNPNDVSVSVVDDRLIIRGERKLSEALKSEYCILHECSTGPFERIISLSAPVPEDQIKARYRQGILYVTFPVTAEKGMRIEIQSEASSEETPKAA
- a CDS encoding Hsp20/alpha crystallin family protein, with product MAGEAFRWRSFEEMADLIRSLNVIFRTTFGERAFGTGYQPGEWVPSVDLYTRDGYWVVRMELPGVHSEDVSLSVLDNQLYIRGERKPPEGFDPEKCIFQESSFDRFERAVVFPGPIREEGVRTWFDKGVLFVTLPATEGNGRRIEVQSEEPPEEKQEAA
- a CDS encoding chemotaxis protein CheB, producing the protein MVQRDIVVIGASAGGVQALKTLVSGLPSGFPAAILVVLHIPVYAPSQLHEILDRAGPLRAGTGIDGEPITPGRIYVASADRHLMIESDRVRITRGPKENRMRPAVDVLFRSAAAACGPRVIGIILSGMLDDGTAGLWSIKDRGGVAIVQSPQDALHASMPESARQHVTVDHTLPVAEMAAVLTRLTREPIVLQGEARISELIEIENRIAREGNALQTGVMRLGPVSPNTCPECHGVLVKIRQGGIVRFRCHTGHSFSLQSLLADVNDAIDRGLWNAVRAIEERILLLREMEQLARERNDPAVAKECAEQANQAEQRVQRIREVVLDKDMLGHDPNFF
- a CDS encoding transcriptional repressor, whose protein sequence is MHREKEQLSHPEIEKRLIDAGVQPTAQRIAICRYILCEADHPTADEIKKWADRYFPKMSLATVYNTLKTLVDAGLIQEFKFPHSDSAVYDCNTDVHYHFLDEKTGQLHDVEPESVNLSVKLREEFKINGVQVLLRGTKK
- a CDS encoding catalase produces the protein MNEEPKKLTTEAGAPVADNQNSQTAGPDGPILLQDHHLIEKLARFDRERIPERVVHAKGSGAFGYFEVTADVSRWTKAKFLNQVGKRTDLFIRFSTVAGELGSADTVRDPRGFAIKFYTEEGNYDLVGNNTPVFFLRDPLKFPDFIHSQKRDPYSHVQEPDNVWDFFSHSPEATHQFTWLFSDRGIPASYRNMDGFGSHTFQWMNANGEAFWVKYHFKTDQGIQCLTAQEAARIAGENPDHHHLDLFRAIDRREFPSWTLKMQIMPVADAANYRFNPFDLTKVWHYADYPLIEVGKLVLNRNPENYFADVEQAAFNPGHFVPGIGPSPDKMLQGRLFAYGDTHRYRLGINHTSLPVNRPHAAEVNNYGRDGAMRSDGNGGRAKNYEPNSDNGPAQSNERHDAPLAVHGMTGAQKATRHAEDNDFVQAGDLYRLISPDSKKRLIEAIASTLGRVSREEIIERSIAHFRNADPEYGEQVAKAVEVVRRGITKPAPHPGRRAF